From a region of the Bacteroidia bacterium genome:
- a CDS encoding restriction endonuclease, which produces METEILITKASGEQEPFSEKHLASSLRKAGADEASVHAIVAEVKLHLYPGISTKRIYRDAFRILRERSRHLAAKYNLKRAILELGPSGFPFEKFVAQILRAMGFETVTGQIIEGKCVKHEIDVIAKRDNHLYMVECKFHNRQGIICDVKIPLYIQARFKDVEAKWKEEPEGHSRFYQGWTVTNTRFSSDAIQYGHCAGLNMLGWDFPSGKGLKDLIDLYRLYPVTCLTSLKKQEKEFLLENDLLLAGELCDKEDLLRKLNIRGSRRARLLEEAQLLCRESQQAG; this is translated from the coding sequence ATGGAGACTGAAATACTCATTACCAAAGCATCCGGGGAACAGGAGCCATTTTCCGAGAAGCACCTGGCATCCTCGCTCCGTAAAGCAGGTGCGGACGAAGCCTCCGTCCATGCCATAGTGGCCGAAGTGAAGCTCCATCTGTATCCCGGAATTTCAACCAAGCGAATTTACCGTGATGCCTTCCGAATCCTTCGGGAACGTTCCCGCCACCTGGCCGCAAAATACAATCTTAAAAGGGCTATTCTGGAATTAGGACCGTCCGGATTCCCTTTCGAGAAATTTGTTGCGCAGATACTGCGAGCGATGGGATTTGAAACTGTTACCGGACAAATCATTGAAGGGAAATGTGTCAAGCATGAGATTGACGTAATTGCAAAACGGGACAACCATCTCTACATGGTAGAGTGTAAGTTTCACAACCGCCAGGGGATCATCTGTGATGTAAAAATTCCGCTCTATATACAAGCCCGCTTTAAAGATGTTGAGGCTAAATGGAAAGAAGAACCGGAAGGCCATTCAAGATTTTACCAGGGGTGGACCGTAACGAATACACGTTTTTCCTCCGACGCGATACAGTACGGGCACTGTGCAGGACTGAACATGCTGGGATGGGATTTTCCTTCCGGAAAAGGATTAAAAGACCTGATTGACTTATACCGGCTTTATCCTGTGACCTGCTTAACGTCTCTGAAAAAACAGGAAAAAGAATTTCTGCTGGAAAACGATCTGCTGTTGGCCGGAGAATTGTGCGACAAGGAGGATCTATTGCGTAAGCTGAACATCCGCGGTTCCCGGCGCGCCCGGTTACTGGAAGAAGCTCAATTACTTTGCCGGGAATCTCAACAGGCCGGTTAA